CACGGCATGCTCCTTGGGATGGAGGCGTTGTTTGGAGCCACGACAAAGAAGGTGTGCCGTTTATTGCCACGGCAGTACAAGGAATTGGCGCCAGCCTTTGGTATCCGTGCAAAGATTATTTGGGCGATGAGCCCGATAGTATGCGCATAGCAATTACTTGCCCGCAAAATTTAACTGCCGTAAGCAACGGAAAGTTAGAAGGAGTAGAAAAAGAAGATAACGGAGTGCATCGTTGGAAGTGGTATGTAAGTTATCCTATCAATACGTACAATGTAACCATGAACTTAGGCAATTACACACACTTTAGCGATGAATATACATACAGCGATGGCGATAAATTGGCATTGGATTATTACGTTTTGAAGTACAACCTCGAAAAGGCAAAGTCGCAGTTTAAGCAAGTAAAGCCCATGCTTAAATGCTACGATAAATACTTGGGAAAATATCCATTTATGAAGGATGGCTACAAGTTGGTAGAAACACCATTCTTAGGCATGGAGCACCAAAGTGCCATTGCTTATGGCAATGGATACAAAGGCGGTTACAACGGTATAGATTTTTCTAAAATTGGCTTAATGTTCGATTACATAATTATTCATGAAAGCGGACACGAATGGTGGGGCAACAGTGTAAGTTGTAAAGACATTGCCGATATGTGGATACACGAAAGTTTCTGCACTTATACCGAAGCCATTTATGTGGAGTGTATGCACGACTATAAAACTGCATTGCGCTATATCAATGCCAAGCAAAACAGCATTGGCAATCGCGCTTCAATGATTGGGCCGTATGGCGTAAACCAAGAAGGCGATCACGATATGTACAGCAAAGGCAGTTTAGTCCTCAATACTTTTAGGCATGTTTTGGGCAACGATGAACTGTGGTGGAAACTCATAAAAAATATAAGCGATACCACTTTTAAAATTAAAAATACCGATGCCAATGAGTTGCTGGCACATATAAATAAATATACAGGCTACGATTTCACTGCCATGTTTAACCAGTATTTTCGCTATGCCGCCATTCCTACTTTTGTATATACTTTAAAGAAAGTAAAAGGAAAAAATTATGAACTGAAGTACCGTTGGGTAACTGATGTAGAGAATTTTAAAATGCCTGTTTTTGTTCATGTCGGAGGCAGTAAAGCGGAAAAAATAATGTGTACCAATGCAGAGCAGACTATGCTGCTTAAATTGGCTTCGCCCGATAAGTTTTTGGTAGATGGAAACCTTACCTACATAAATGTGCAGAAGAATTAAAGGTGCGCTTTGCCGTTGGTTTTACGGCTGTTTTTGAATAGGAAGCACCGCTTCCTCATCTTTCTTTTCTACGGGATATTTTAGAAACTCATAGCCCCACCCATTCACAATGGCAACATGAGTTGCGCGAGCATACAAGTCGGGGTTTTTAAGGCGCTCATCGTAACCAATACATAAACGCGGATATACAAAATATGCCACCCATTCACTTGAATTTAAAAATTCATGGCGGGTGCCTTTAGTAACATGCTGAGGCGGCAAAAGAATAACGGCATCTTGGGGTGTGGCAGAGTTTAGCAATTGTAGGTAGTAATAACCTTCCATCTTAAATGCACGTTTTTCATGCACATTCAATGGTGGTAGATTTTCGCGTTGGCGTTTTTCTTCAATTTTATTTACCAAATGCAAATTTCTAAAACCTATTTCTTCTACCGCCCATCTATAACCGGGAATAAGCAAATATAGTAAGAACACAAATGCCAATGTGCCAATAGCTACTACCAATTGGCGTTTCCAAATAAAATGTTTTTCGCCTTGCATTTACCGCAATGATAATATTTTGAAAGCAGAATAAACTGCCTATTTAATGGTGAGCCTAAAGCCGGCAAAAGCCATAGCTCCGCGAATTGGCCCCCATACCAAACTTGCATCAAATTGCGATGTGGCATGATACCTGTCTAACCCGATTACAGGATTTTTTTGGGTTTGGTTAAGCATGTTCTCTGCGCCCACATAAACTTCGAATAACTTTTTGTGTATGTAAGTAATTTGGGCATTCCATAAAAAGTAGTGCTTGCTGCTTTCCGGAATTTGAAATTGCGGCTCGTTGCCTGTGGTGCTTGGCACGCGCGATAATCCATACCAAGTTAGGTGGGTATTAAATCTCCAGCGTTTGTTTTTTAAAGTGTATTCTAAAGACACAATAGCTTTGTGTTTTGGGCGCAGCGGCACCCATTTAAAGCCACTGGTGTAGGTGGCACGTACATCTTCAAAACGGTAAGCAACTTTTGCATCGAATCGCGGAAGTATTTCGTAGTTGGCTTCTACCTGAAAGCTATTGCTATAGCTCTTTCCGTTTAAGTTGTAGAAGTTGAGCTCGCGTACATTTTCCAAATCGGTAATAAGTTGGTTGGTAAATCTTGTGTGGAAAAAATCTGCCGATATATTGCCTTCTCTAAAATCTAAATAGTAGCGGTAGCTTAGTGAGCCACCAAAACTCCATGCTTCTTCAGGTTTAATTTTAGTTGGTAAGGAAATAACTCTGTTATTGGCAAGGTAGCCAAAGTTTTCGGCAAAAATGGTAGGCACATGGTATGCTTTTCCGGCACTTAC
This genomic stretch from Chitinophagales bacterium harbors:
- a CDS encoding M1 family metallopeptidase, with amino-acid sequence MKLFFKIFLWLVFFMSTCVAVYAQNNSRKAKGFTRCDTLRGSLRDERTCYDVTYYDLSVTVDTGKQSISGVSKIHYKVLQSFDVMQIDLFSNMIIDKIEYNGVTLPYKRDCDAVYVYTKEDLIQVKGNSGRIDVYFHGYPMVARHAPWDGGVVWSHDKEGVPFIATAVQGIGASLWYPCKDYLGDEPDSMRIAITCPQNLTAVSNGKLEGVEKEDNGVHRWKWYVSYPINTYNVTMNLGNYTHFSDEYTYSDGDKLALDYYVLKYNLEKAKSQFKQVKPMLKCYDKYLGKYPFMKDGYKLVETPFLGMEHQSAIAYGNGYKGGYNGIDFSKIGLMFDYIIIHESGHEWWGNSVSCKDIADMWIHESFCTYTEAIYVECMHDYKTALRYINAKQNSIGNRASMIGPYGVNQEGDHDMYSKGSLVLNTFRHVLGNDELWWKLIKNISDTTFKIKNTDANELLAHINKYTGYDFTAMFNQYFRYAAIPTFVYTLKKVKGKNYELKYRWVTDVENFKMPVFVHVGGSKAEKIMCTNAEQTMLLKLASPDKFLVDGNLTYINVQKN